A region of Toxorhynchites rutilus septentrionalis strain SRP chromosome 1, ASM2978413v1, whole genome shotgun sequence DNA encodes the following proteins:
- the LOC129769909 gene encoding CLIP domain-containing serine protease B8-like, whose translation MFSLGMLFYSLVATLLVGTSLQQDDPPVWERHITCSIPNESVDGICAPPNSCPAFQDINQGAQLGTVGRISFIRLLQCDSGDETMICCPRSGSYRSPQFETNLPKRVRNATLDVGNRFGGSSDECGYQSFGGKIQGSITDIDEFPWAALLIYRNDFQGCGGVLISRRYVLTAAHCLAGRNYDRYGPLQFVRLREYDTLSDPDCMVLVVDGVPLKDCAEEKLDVRPRSIKIHPSYEPNSAQQHHDIGLIEVSVDVPYSDFLRPICLPVTNLRTTFKSGSFLSVCGWGNTNLFNKVVSEKSPIKMKASLPFVDHNRCEEAYTSQRVSLVPGQICAGGKKNRDSCAGDSGSPLMFFERKSSRWVLAGVVSQGVASCGTANRPGIYTNVREYLPWIQGITGI comes from the exons ATGTTTTCATTGGGAATGTTGTTTTATTCCCTCGTTGCGACTCTCCTGGTTGGAACATCTTTACAGCAAG ATGATCCTCCAGTGTGGGAACGTCACATAACCTGTTCGATACCGAACGAATCAGTAGATGGCATTTGTGCACCGCCGAATAGCTGCCCAGCTTTCCAGGATATCAACCAGGGTGCGCAACTTGGTACGGTTGGTCGCATCAGCTTCATCCGCTTGCTGCAGTGTGATTCTGGGGATGAAACCATGATCTGCTGCCCTCGGAGTGGAAGCTACAGGTCTCCTCAGTTCGAGACGAATCTTCCGAAACGGGTGCGCAATGCAACGCTGGACGTAGGAAACCGATTCGGGGGTTCTTCGGACGAGTGTGGCTACCAGTCGTTCGGTGGGAAGATCCAAGGCTCCATTACCGATATCGACGAGTTTCCCTGGGCTGCTTTGCTGATATACCGCAATGACTTCCAGGGCTGCGGGGGAGTTCTAATAAGCAGGCGATATGTCCTCACAGCAGCTCACTGTCTCGCGGGGCGGAACTACGACAGATATGGCCCACT ACAATTTGTTCGTCTAAGGGAGTACGACACGCTGTCAGATCCGGACTGTATGGTGCTGGTGGTCGATGGAGTTCCGCTGAAGGACTGCGCTGAGGAAAAGTTGGACGTCCGACCACGGTCCATCAAGATTCACCCCAGCTACGAACCGAACAGTGCGCAACAGCACCACGATATTGGACTGATCGAGGTCAGCGTTGATGTTCCGTATTCGGACTTTCTTCGTCCAATCTGTCTACCGGTGACCAATTTGCGCACCACATTTAAGTCCGGTTCGTTTCTCAGCGTTTGTGGCTGGGGAAACACCAACCTCT TCAACAAAGTTGTGAGCGAAAAGAGTCCCATCAAGATGAAAGCATCGCTACCATTCGTGGATCACAACCGCTGCGAGGAAGCGTACACATCTCAGAGGGTTTCACTGGTACCGGGACAGATCTGCGCCGGCGGGAAGAAGAATCGGGACTCATGCGCAGGGGACAGTGGATCGCCGTTGATGTTCTTCGAGAGAAAGAGTTCCCGATGGGTGCTGGCGGGAGTTGTTAGCCAAGGGGTTGCCTCTTGTGGGACCGCAAATCGTCCCGGGATTTATACCAACGTGAGAGAGTACCTTCCGTGGATCCAGGGGATAACCGGGATATAA